The DNA segment AAATGATTACCCTACTGGAAGGGGGGAGCAAGGAAGAAATCAGAAGCTTTATCTCCAGACAACTGGAGAAATATATGATCAGAAAATTGGATTGGAGAGATTAAACCATGGCTATTTTATCAAAAGACAAAGTAAGACTGAACGTAAAGGTGCAAGACAAATATGAAGCCATTCGCATGGTCGGCCAAATGTTGGTCGATGCAGGCCACGCTCCGGCAGAATATATCGAGAAAATGATTGAACGCGAGGACTCCCTCTCTACTTATCTCGGTGGCGGTCTGGCGATGCCGCATGGCACGAATGAAGCGAAATCAATGATTAAATCAACGGGAATGGCTATTTTAACCGCTCCAGAAGGCATTGACTTCGGCGGCGATGAACCCGCGCAATTAGTCATTGGTCTTGCTGCAATCCGTGATGATCATATGGAAATTTTGACGAATGTAGCCGTTCTTGTCTCTGACGATGATGAAATGAAACGAATTGTGAATGCCACTTCCGAAGATGAACTCATTGCGATTTTCGAACAGGGGATGAGTGAATGAAGGCCGTACATTTTGGGGCAGGCAATATCGGTCGAGGGTTTATTGGCTTATTGCTCTCGAAATCCGGTTATGAGGTCACTTTTGTCGACGTTAATGACACGTTGGTCGAGCTATTGCGGAACAAGGGCCAATATAAGGTAACCCTGGCCAATGAACAGGCCGATTCGGTCATCGTAGAGAATGTAACCGCCATTGATGGCAAGAATACCGCTCTTGTCGCGGAAGCAATTGCTGATGCGGACATCGTCACAACTGCGGTCGGGGTTTCCGTATTGAAACATATCGCCGGTGCTATTGCCGAAGGGATTGCTCTGAGACTGTCCAATGGCGGGCGTCCTCTTCCTATTATTGCCTGTGAAAATGCCATCGGGGGCAGTACACAGCTCAAGCATCACGTTTATGAGCACCTGTCTGAAGCGATGAAAGTGCAGGCCGACCAGACCGTTGTCTTTCCTGACGCCGCCGTCGATCGGATCGTACCGCTCCAGCAGCATGATGATCCCTTGCTCGTAACGGTTGAGCCTTTCTTTGAATGGACCGTGGACCGCTCAGCGATACGGGGGGATTTCCATAAAATTCATGGCGTCCATTATGTAGATCAGTTGCTTCCTTATATTGAACGCAAGCTTTTCACCGTAAACACTGGACACTGCATTGCTGCCTATCAAGGTTTTCTGAGCGGCTACGAGACGATTCAGCAAGCGATGAAAGACCCTGCAGTTATTGCCGAAGTAAAAGGAGCTTTACTTGAATCCGGGGCGATGCTCGTAAAAACATATTCGTTTGACGAAGCATCTCATCAACAGTACATCGAACAAATTCTGGAACGTTTCATCAATCCTTATTTAACGGATGAAATAATACGTGTTGGACGCTCCCCGATTCGGAAAATTTCTCCGAATGATCGGCTCGTAAAACCTGCATTAATGGCTTATAAACTGGATATACCTGTTCCTCATTTAACAAGAGCCATCGCGGCTGCCCTACTATTCGATGAGGGCAGTGATCCTGAATCGGCCGAACTGCAAACTTATATCCGTGAGCATGGCGTCCATGCAGCCATAGAGAAATTCACAGAGCTTTCAAGCGATCACCCGCTCCATGCCCAAATTTCCACAGAGTACGCGAAGCTTACTGAGCAGCGGTCACAAGCATCTGCTAAATAAACATACAAACTAATCACGCCGATATACTACAGCGCATTAACTAGCCTGGGTATGTCGGCTTCTTTTGTCTTGCAATACCCCGTGAAAATTTCTTAATCTAAGCGATATAAAACTGCTCCGTTTTATTTGATAATTAAGAATATACGTTCCAAGATGTAAGTAATTGGTTTTTTAAGAAGAGGATTATTACATACATTTTTGAAAGAAAAACTAGTCGATGAGCGTGATTTGACTATCTTCTAACTTAGGTGAGATTAATAATATAATTTAGCATACTTAATTTTAAAAATTAAATTTTTTAACCGGAAATTTTTACATGAATCTGTTACAATACAATAGCACTAAAGAAAATAAAAAATAAGGATAGGGATGCGATTTGAAATCTACTGCTACTACACAGCAACAAGATTTACAAAACATCAAGAAACTGCCGATTTTGATCTCACTGATTATCGGTGCTTTTTTCTCCATTCTCAATGAAACGCTGCTTAATATCGCCCTGCCGAAACTCGAAGTCGCATTGGGTGTCTCCGCTTCTACCTTACAATGGCTTGCTACGGGCTACATGCTTGTCGTTGGCGTGCTGATTCCTGTATCGGCGCTGCTGGTACAGTGGTTTACGACTAGGCAGATGTTTCTTGGAGCCATGGTGCTGTTTACAGCGGGTACCCTCCTATGCGGGATTGCCCCTAGCTTTGAGCTCTTGCTAGTGGGCCGCTTACTTCAAGCTAGTGGTGCAGGGTTAATGCTGCCTGTCATGATGAACACGATTCTTGTGCTCTATCCACCGGAAACACGCGGCGCCGCGATGGGTACCATCGGACTTGTGATCATGTTTGCCCCCGCAATTGGCCCGACGCTTTCAGGCTTGATTCTACAGGTTGCGGAGTGGCGCTGGTTATTCTTCCTGGTGCTGCCCTTTGCTGTCATGTCGATCATCGTTTCATTTATTTACTTGAAAAATGTAACCACCATAACTAAACCTAAAGTGGACGTGCTCTCGATTCTACTGTCTACTCTCGGATTTGGAGGAATCGTATTTGGATTTAGCAGTGCAGGCAAAGCAGAAACGACTTGGGCTAGCATGGAGGTTTATCTCCCTTTAGTCGTGGGCGGCGTGTCCATCCTGCTCTTCGTGATTAGACAATTGAAATCAAACGAACCGATGCTTGATTTTCGCGTATTTAAATATCCAATGTTTACATTAACGACCCTGATGCTTATCATCGCAATGATGACAATGTTCTCGACCATGCTTCTGCTCCCATTCCTTATGCAAGGGGTATTCTTGATGACGACATTTGCCGCAGGACTTGTGCTGCTTCCAGGAGGATTGCTCAACGGCCTTGTCTCTCCTCTTACAGGTCGGCTGTTCGATAAGTTCGGCCCGCGCGCGCTCGTCATTCCCGGCAGCACATTACTGCTCATTATTATGTGGCTATTTACGCGAATAAACCTGCAAACGACAACGGCCACCTTGGTGGTCCTGCACATTTTGTTAATGATTGCGATAGCCATGATCATGATGCCCACGCAAACGAATGGCTTGAATCAATTGCCCCAGCGCTTATATCCTCATGGGACGGCTGTATTAAATACGTTGCAGCAAATTTCCGGTGCGATCGGCGTCGCTCTGTTCATCAGTATTATGACGTCGGGACAACAGTCTTATTTCATGACATTAACAGCTGAACCAACCACTGAGCAAATGGCGGAAGGCTTGCTATCAGGCATTCATAGAGCTTTTGTAGTCGGCTTGGGGTTTGCGGTTGTCGCTCTAGTCATCTCGCTGTTCACCAAACGAACAAAAGCTCCTGTTGAACAAATAGTGATGAGCAGCACTACATCCTAAAATCTTAAGATCAACAATAATTAAGGACGCTTTTCAGGCCAGCCGGGCACGGAAGCGTCCTTTTTATAAACTCCATGATCGAGTTGATTGTACGGATGAATGCTTACCAATATCGCATAACTTATACTTTGCAATAAATTCCCCATTCATAAATAAAAACGACCGCCTACCTCTCAGGTAAGCGGTCCCATGCATAATATGATTAAATAGTCCCTAATAGTTCGATCAATTCTTTGCGCTCGCGTACAGCGAGCAATTGATTACGGAATTCGTCGTCCATCAGTTTGCGGGAAAGTGCGACTAGAATTTGCAAATGCTCATTCCCTTGCGATTGCTCCGGCACAGCGATCATAAATACGATTGATACGGGCTGTCCATCGATTGACTCCCAATCGAGCGGTTCCGTTAATTGGGCGAAGGCTAGTGCTGGCGCAGTAACTCCCGCTGATTTGCCGTGAGGAATCGCAACACGGAATCCGATCCCTGTGGAGCTCATTTGCTCTCGGTTCATCACAGCTTCCAGATATGCCGTTTTGTCGGTGACGGCTCCCGACTCAGCCAGGGCGTCAATCATCGCGTGAATGCAATTCTCTTTATTCGCCGCATTTAACGGCATCAATATCGCTTCTTCATTCATTAGTTCAATAATTTTCATCCGTTTCACCCACCCAGTTGCGTATTTACAGGTTTCTTTAAGAAGAATAGCATCAATGCTGTTATCACCGTTCCAATCGCAATGGCTAGTGCATACAAGCCAACTTGTGTTACTGCATTTGGAATTGCCAGTACGAAAATCCCACCATGCGGCGCTTGCAGTGTTGCCCCGAACAACATAGATAGGGCTCCGGTAGCCGCAGAACCAACCATGATAGACGGAATGACGCGAAACGGATCGCTGGCTGCAAATGGAATCGCTCCCTCAGTAATAAAGGAAATCCCTA comes from the Paenibacillus lentus genome and includes:
- a CDS encoding PTS sugar transporter subunit IIA, encoding MKIIELMNEEAILMPLNAANKENCIHAMIDALAESGAVTDKTAYLEAVMNREQMSSTGIGFRVAIPHGKSAGVTAPALAFAQLTEPLDWESIDGQPVSIVFMIAVPEQSQGNEHLQILVALSRKLMDDEFRNQLLAVRERKELIELLGTI
- a CDS encoding PTS sugar transporter subunit IIA, whose amino-acid sequence is MAILSKDKVRLNVKVQDKYEAIRMVGQMLVDAGHAPAEYIEKMIEREDSLSTYLGGGLAMPHGTNEAKSMIKSTGMAILTAPEGIDFGGDEPAQLVIGLAAIRDDHMEILTNVAVLVSDDDEMKRIVNATSEDELIAIFEQGMSE
- a CDS encoding mannitol-1-phosphate 5-dehydrogenase codes for the protein MKAVHFGAGNIGRGFIGLLLSKSGYEVTFVDVNDTLVELLRNKGQYKVTLANEQADSVIVENVTAIDGKNTALVAEAIADADIVTTAVGVSVLKHIAGAIAEGIALRLSNGGRPLPIIACENAIGGSTQLKHHVYEHLSEAMKVQADQTVVFPDAAVDRIVPLQQHDDPLLVTVEPFFEWTVDRSAIRGDFHKIHGVHYVDQLLPYIERKLFTVNTGHCIAAYQGFLSGYETIQQAMKDPAVIAEVKGALLESGAMLVKTYSFDEASHQQYIEQILERFINPYLTDEIIRVGRSPIRKISPNDRLVKPALMAYKLDIPVPHLTRAIAAALLFDEGSDPESAELQTYIREHGVHAAIEKFTELSSDHPLHAQISTEYAKLTEQRSQASAK
- a CDS encoding DHA2 family efflux MFS transporter permease subunit encodes the protein MKSTATTQQQDLQNIKKLPILISLIIGAFFSILNETLLNIALPKLEVALGVSASTLQWLATGYMLVVGVLIPVSALLVQWFTTRQMFLGAMVLFTAGTLLCGIAPSFELLLVGRLLQASGAGLMLPVMMNTILVLYPPETRGAAMGTIGLVIMFAPAIGPTLSGLILQVAEWRWLFFLVLPFAVMSIIVSFIYLKNVTTITKPKVDVLSILLSTLGFGGIVFGFSSAGKAETTWASMEVYLPLVVGGVSILLFVIRQLKSNEPMLDFRVFKYPMFTLTTLMLIIAMMTMFSTMLLLPFLMQGVFLMTTFAAGLVLLPGGLLNGLVSPLTGRLFDKFGPRALVIPGSTLLLIIMWLFTRINLQTTTATLVVLHILLMIAIAMIMMPTQTNGLNQLPQRLYPHGTAVLNTLQQISGAIGVALFISIMTSGQQSYFMTLTAEPTTEQMAEGLLSGIHRAFVVGLGFAVVALVISLFTKRTKAPVEQIVMSSTTS